From the genome of Triticum aestivum cultivar Chinese Spring chromosome 1A, IWGSC CS RefSeq v2.1, whole genome shotgun sequence:
CCCCACGGATCAGCAACGAAGACGATATTTGGTGTCCCTCGACATGGAACGTTTTCTGTAACTTTATTGACTCACAATTTAAGAAAAACCAATCTACGTTACATGGCCGAAGCCAGCCATATTTATAGGCGACCCTGAGCTCACAAACCGACCTAGACTCTATCCTAACGTGCAAAACACTCACGTGCAAAACACTCCCCGTCCCTCCGCTGCCCGACTTCGAGCACCCCGACCTCTTCCAGGCCAAGATCGACCGTGTGTTGGCGTCTCTGTCGGAGGAGGAGCGAGCCCTCCCGGAGTACGACGCCGACAACCACGAGGCGTGGACGGCGTATTTCAAACGCCGGTAGGTGGAGCGGCTGGCCTCCATCAACAACGCGCCAGTGGTGAGGGGGCGCAACAACAGCAATGGCCGCCGCCTGTGATGGGGCGCCCCCGGCCACATGCTACACGCCGTCCTTGAGTACCTCGAGGGCGACAACGATCCGGCTCTGAAGTACCCGGGCGCCCTGGTCCCCGTCGAAGTTGCGGTCCATGGATGCCGAGGAGGATGTTGGgtgggtcctcctcctccttccgctcCTCCTTCCACTCCTTCGGGTCACCGACGCTCTtgagcgtcaaggccgagcccgtggaaacgccgctcggccggcgcaacCGCGGcgtcgtcatcaacgagggcggcggcGGTTCCTCGGGTCCAGCCTCCCGCCTCGTCaggccgaagacggagccggggctcggcCCCGTGAAGCGCGAGCACGACGACGAGGCCGCCATGAAGTGGGCACGGGAGGACTGGGCGCAGATGGAGATGGAGCACCAGCGTCGCGCCCTGGAGGAGATTGCCACTCGGCGCCGTggccgcgacgagggaggcgtTGTCGTTCTCGACGACGAGGCGCCGCCGCCGGCCAAGCCAGTCCGCCAGGGGGACCCCGGGCAGCAGTCCAACACGGACGGCCgcgtgaaggaggagaaggaggacgacGACAGCGGCGACTTCGGCGTGTTCAGCGAGTTCTTCGGCCTGTAGGCGTGgccgtttttcttcttctttttagtagACTTATTATTATTATGTTTCTATATGTAAAAAGACTGTGAACCGCCTATAAATGTCGCCGAGTATTTCGTGTTTGCCGAAATTTGTCTAATTATgttttaaaaaatattaaaaaatgagCATCTGGAGCCGACCTGGGGGCGGCGCCTAGGAAGCCGATCATCCCCACGTCAAAAATATCGCCGGTTCGCTTCCAAACGGCCTTTTTTTCTAGCCTTGGAGGGGCGAACGGCTAAAGATGCTCTAAGGACCATTAGTGAGCATGTTGCCTGGGCAACTTGGGAGGACGTTAGAATCCCTAAAGCAAAAAATTCGGAGAGCATCAGGTTGGGGACAAGCCGTTTGAACTTGGATGGTGTATCTCGCCTCGGTGGGAGACGGACGGTTTTCGCCGTGCTGAGATTGCTGGCATTCTTCTGGAGATCAAAGAATTAAGTGGGCATTTTAAGAACtttagactagtcacagtggagagtaatttaaagtagtaacatgcatatgttactagtctatattactatcttaatagtgggtagtaacatatttGTTGTGTCATACATCAATTTATTTATTATattgtagactcatcttttcttgatatgtgtgatgttacagtaactagctatgttaccacatgtctTTTTtttcattaattacatgccacatcatttATTTTGCCTAGATAAacgtgatgttaccacctatgttactttCACTGTGGGTAGTTTTTGTCATTTGTGCGACGAGACGCTAATATGGCGGCTTATTTATGCGCGAAACAGGCAACAGAGTTCAGGAAAAAGATGTTTATGGATTAATTTCGTCCCTGTTTTTTCTAACGCGGGTTGTATCGTGATTGTATGCCTGATTAAGTAAGCAATAAATGTTACTcgaaagaaatgaaaaaaaagaaccTCGGAGAAGCAACGCATCAAATATCTGCAATCTCCTCCACAGCAAATCTGTGGATAACGAAGGGCCGCAGAAAGATGAAAGGCATCTCATATCTCCTCCCCACCATCATCCATCCGTACGAACCAACAGGTCACCGAGCATCTGCCTGCCGCTTGGACGGTGACCGAGTCGGAGAGCTCGCCACGGATAAACAACGCGGAGTGGATATCGCGGCACCAGATGATGGCAAAGGGAATGAATATTAGCTCTTTCTTTTTGAACTGGAATGAATATACTATTAACTTGGTTGCATGGAAGCAGCGGCTGGCAGCCAGGGTGAGGAATCCCACGCAATCCCACAGGATCGGTGCCAATTGCCAAATGGGGGTGGAGTAACTACCAATCGTACACACAGACAACTTCTTTTTCTGGTAGTAGTTTTGATTATCATATTGGCAATCTCTGACACGCATGGATCCTCTTGATGCTAGCCCTAACCTGCAGGTTGTGGCTTAAGATAATCGGAAAGGGGAGGATTCAAAAGCCCGGCATGCCAACAAGGATGATCAGCCCTAACCTAGGCACCTAGCAGTGTGGTGTGGAGCAAAGAACGTAATCGGTATCCGGTAATTGCAGAACATAGCTGCATAGGACGCAGATTGTGAATCAGAACTCGTCAGGGTGTAATATATATATGGCGCCAATGTAATTATGTAAAAAATCCATGAGCTTTCATTCTTCTTTTATGCTAAGCATCAGCCAGAGTTACTACTACATCGGATGAAAAGATACAAGAGAACGGATGCATCGCTCGGAGCTCGCCGAGATCCACATCGCGGCCATGCACGCACCGAATTCTCGCGAGAGCCTGCGAGGCATGCTGCTTGGCGATCGATCCAGCGATGGCGGAGCGTGGCATGCCTGCCTGTCATGTCGTCGCCGCCGGACCGGACAGGAGCAGGTGGTCAGGCGTAGAGCGGGCGCTCGGTCCAGGCGCCGGCGACGTGGCCGTTCTCGCAGACGTAGGCGCGCACCACGGGCTCGCCGTCGTCGTGGTACCCGTAGAAGCTCCGGAGGCAGAAGGCGGAGTAGAGGTCCCACGCCTCCGTGCAGCCGCAGAAGGCGCAGTCCACGGCGACCGTGGGGCGCCGCGTGTCCCGCAGCGCGCGCCGCACCTGGGAGCGCGCGAAGTCCTGGAACACGCCGCGGAACACCATGTACTTGCGCCGCTCCTCCGCGTGCACGCACCCGGGCCACTCGCAGATGTACAGCCGGTCGCCGCGGAACCGGCTGGCCAGCAGCTTGTTGCCCTGCTCGCGGCTCAGCGTCCACGACCCCGACGCCAGGTGCGCGCCCACGGGCCCCAGCCACCGCCGCGCCCGCCGGCGGGTCCCCGACACCACGCCGCGCCGGGCGGTATTGGCTGCCGgtggcttctcctcctcctctgcctctgccgttgccgccggcgcgggcgcggcggcgatCTGCGTCTCGGAGCAGTCGTAGGCCGCGTCCAGGTACAGGTCATCGTAGAGGGACcacgcggcggcgtcggcggcggccagTGCATCGCTGGGTTTGGGCTCAGGCTCTGCGGTCCTGGGCGGCTGGAGCGAGGAGGTGGCCGTGGGCTCgagggacgaggaggaggatgacgaggaggcGGGGACTGTGAGGTCGGGGCCGATGTCGAGCTCGAGGCCGAAGTCGTCGGAGGGCTCGAGGAGGATCCCGGCGCGGAGGAGGCCGGGGCAGCAGACGGACATCTTGTGGAGCGCGGCCCACGCGGCGGGCGCCCCGTCCGCGGGGAGCAGCTCGGCGGGGAGCGCCCGGGAGAGGCGCGGAGGGAAGCAGGCGGCCCGGAGGAGCGCGGCGAGGCGCGGGGACGCGCAGGACGCGCGCGCCCAGTCGCGCGGGTCGCCCTCGAGGCGTCCCAGGATCTGCAGCAGCACGTCGTCCGCCAGCGCCGACAGcggctccaccacctcctcctccgccgccgccgcctcctccttgccGTCCCTCCGCCTcttggcggcgacgacggcgatctccTTGTGCTCCGCGGCGCTCATGGCTGCGGCCCGCGTCGCGCTCCTGCTTTCTTGGCGAGTGAGTGAGTGGCTGCGCTGCGGACCGTTCGGCCGTTGGGGTGCGAGCGAGGCTGGTTTAACTTTCGGGGTGGTTGTGTCCATTTTTCTGTGGTGTGGTGGTGGCCTGGGCTGGGGCTGGGGGCTGGATGAGATGATGCTTTTCTTGTCGTTACAAAACTCTTGCTTGCAATCGCAACGTGTGGATGTAGGCTGCGCGGGTGTGCCGAACGATGAGCGGTCACTCTCGGCCCCCGTGTGTCAACCTCCGGGATTATTTTATTCGATTGAAACGAGGGGCTCAACATTCTTCCAACAGAGCCTCCTTGTCTCTTCCTCatgccaactccaccgcgcgacctcaAACGAACGTCCGTTTTATCCGGATTCTGTCAGTTTGGGTAGCAATTTGGGGTTGTATTCGGGCGTGTTCtgagatgcggtggccgtgcgcccaccGCACGGACGCATCCTTTTGCCCTATCCTGTCCGTTAGGGTCAAAAATGTCTAAATTTTCATCAAAACTAGTTTACaacccaaatatttgtctgaaaattaaaatagttttacaacccaattgaaattgtctttaataaaataTTTTTACAACCAAATTGAAATTGTCTTGACTAAACATAAAAtggaccaatacatctattggttgccaatgtga
Proteins encoded in this window:
- the LOC123053188 gene encoding phytochrome A-associated F-box protein — its product is MSAAEHKEIAVVAAKRRRDGKEEAAAAEEEVVEPLSALADDVLLQILGRLEGDPRDWARASCASPRLAALLRAACFPPRLSRALPAELLPADGAPAAWAALHKMSVCCPGLLRAGILLEPSDDFGLELDIGPDLTVPASSSSSSSSLEPTATSSLQPPRTAEPEPKPSDALAAADAAAWSLYDDLYLDAAYDCSETQIAAAPAPAATAEAEEEEKPPAANTARRGVVSGTRRRARRWLGPVGAHLASGSWTLSREQGNKLLASRFRGDRLYICEWPGCVHAEERRKYMVFRGVFQDFARSQVRRALRDTRRPTVAVDCAFCGCTEAWDLYSAFCLRSFYGYHDDGEPVVRAYVCENGHVAGAWTERPLYA